A single region of the Saprospiraceae bacterium genome encodes:
- the tsaB gene encoding tRNA (adenosine(37)-N6)-threonylcarbamoyltransferase complex dimerization subunit type 1 TsaB: protein MNPLLLHIESATEVCSIAVSRGLEVIGFTETTEAYQHASRMTLLIEETMHQAGYALKDLDGVSVSLGPGSYTSLRVGFSTAKGICYALDKPMVVVSTLEALAATAKLETERSRRESPTGHPLAKSAFAPSYYIPMIDARRMEVYTAIYNQEMDCVVAPYALVIEKEVFEPQLAEGAQLFLCGNGAPKCKTILQHPNIHFLAVGCSARHLVTLANRAFEQKQFVDIAYTEPFYLKPPNITLSKKKVF, encoded by the coding sequence ATGAATCCACTGCTACTTCACATCGAGTCGGCCACCGAGGTATGCTCCATTGCTGTGAGCCGCGGGCTGGAGGTCATTGGCTTTACAGAGACAACCGAGGCCTATCAGCATGCTTCCAGGATGACGCTGCTCATCGAAGAAACCATGCACCAGGCAGGCTATGCCTTAAAGGACCTGGATGGGGTGAGCGTGAGCTTAGGACCAGGCTCCTATACTTCGTTGCGGGTGGGGTTCTCTACGGCCAAGGGTATCTGTTATGCCCTGGATAAGCCGATGGTGGTAGTGAGTACCCTGGAGGCATTAGCGGCCACCGCAAAGTTGGAAACTGAACGGTCAAGAAGGGAATCACCTACGGGGCACCCATTGGCAAAAAGCGCCTTTGCTCCCAGCTATTATATTCCGATGATCGATGCTCGGCGAATGGAAGTCTACACAGCTATCTATAACCAGGAGATGGATTGTGTGGTAGCACCTTATGCGTTGGTTATTGAGAAGGAGGTGTTTGAGCCCCAATTGGCCGAAGGGGCGCAGTTGTTCCTTTGTGGGAATGGCGCCCCAAAATGCAAAACCATTTTGCAACATCCGAATATCCATTTTTTAGCAGTAGGATGCTCCGCCAGGCACCTGGTCACTTTGGCGAATCGGGCTTTTGAGCAAAAACAATTTGTAGACATCGCCTATACCGAACCTTTTTACCTAAAACCGCCTAATATTACCCTTTCCAAGAAAAAGGTTTTTTAA
- the pdxA gene encoding 4-hydroxythreonine-4-phosphate dehydrogenase PdxA translates to MDKLKIGISIGDINGIGLEVILKGLSHKKIMDQCTIVVYGSSKVVSYHKNIVGVDFQFQSIRNIEQVFTNKVNIINCWQENVNITLGQPSEESGQYAWQSLEAAVNDLVAHHIDALVTAPISKEAMHLAAFPYPGHTEYLTEKLGGAESLMFMVNDNLRIGVATNHIPLKDVSTNLSKELISQKIHLMNDSLRMDFGIERPTIAVLGLNPHASDNGVFGQEEEQIIRPAVIECKKKGVMVMGPFSADGFFGSGQFAKFDGILAMYHDQGLVPFKLLSFGKGVNFTAGLSGIRTSPDHGTAFELAGKNMADPSSFLQAIFQAIDIAQHRKDYEEMHANALVKREKKTEDVLLGQEDIPDETMS, encoded by the coding sequence ATGGATAAGTTGAAGATAGGCATCAGCATTGGAGATATAAACGGCATTGGATTGGAGGTTATCCTTAAGGGCCTTTCCCATAAAAAGATCATGGATCAGTGCACCATTGTAGTGTATGGTTCTTCGAAAGTAGTATCCTATCATAAGAATATCGTTGGCGTCGATTTTCAGTTCCAATCGATTCGAAACATTGAGCAAGTATTTACCAATAAGGTTAATATTATCAATTGCTGGCAAGAGAATGTCAATATCACCTTGGGGCAACCATCAGAGGAAAGTGGACAATATGCCTGGCAATCCCTAGAAGCAGCTGTTAACGACCTGGTTGCTCATCATATTGATGCACTCGTGACCGCTCCGATCAGCAAAGAAGCCATGCATTTGGCAGCCTTTCCCTATCCGGGTCATACCGAGTATCTGACAGAAAAACTGGGTGGTGCAGAAAGCCTTATGTTTATGGTGAATGACAATCTGCGGATTGGTGTAGCAACGAACCATATTCCATTAAAGGATGTATCAACTAATTTAAGCAAAGAACTGATTTCCCAAAAAATCCATTTGATGAATGATAGCCTAAGAATGGATTTTGGCATTGAACGTCCGACTATCGCCGTATTGGGACTCAATCCACATGCAAGTGATAATGGTGTTTTTGGCCAGGAAGAAGAACAAATTATTCGTCCAGCTGTAATAGAATGTAAAAAGAAAGGAGTAATGGTTATGGGGCCCTTTTCGGCAGATGGCTTTTTCGGTTCAGGACAATTTGCCAAATTTGATGGCATTTTAGCGATGTATCATGACCAAGGTCTGGTTCCATTCAAATTGCTTTCTTTTGGTAAAGGGGTCAACTTTACTGCTGGGTTAAGTGGTATTCGGACCTCTCCAGATCATGGAACAGCTTTTGAATTAGCGGGGAAAAACATGGCAGACCCTTCTTCTTTTCTACAAGCTATCTTCCAGGCCATTGATATTGCCCAGCATAGAAAAGATTATGAAGAGATGCATGCCAATGCCTTGGTGAAACGAGAGAAAAAGACGGAAGATGTTTTGCTGGGTCAGGAAGATATTCCTGATGAAACGATGAGCTAG
- a CDS encoding DUF4331 domain-containing protein, producing MKTYKTLKAACLALLLMGPFWSFASSHREAPLIANDPLADNTDVYAFRSPDNPNTITIIANYIPAELPHGGPNYYTFGENIRYEIHIDNDATMPGDEIIYRFTFHRNNEDPTTFFNIRLGQQNLKTTYVMERSIDGGQSFQTIVQNGIVPPTNIGPRSIESGVGLGTTYEDLIAAAITNTSTGEKVFCGPADDPFFVDLGGIFDLGDAPRQGGNPRDGLGEYNVHSIAIQIPISTLLKAGAAASPTSILDADYVIGVWASASRRTMRTLSTDGSAPSEEGEWIQVSRLGMPLTNEAVIPIGMKDYWNALTPYEELSDDLLDKYFYNPELALYMDDDLFGGAVPAFAALRIQRNSLQGFDFGNGKDGLFGLKGSSAVAGTALDDAVFGTLLLPGPGMPRSVDLWPAFHTGVPNVIPYQLATGKGGNPLAAGKPFINNFLPNGGDMLRLNMAVPVTDRNSADFSNTGLIQAAVLGLTDPRFNTTTDLEFIPNMDGFPNGRRLEDDVTRIELQAVGGVVLAAIGLWYDDYTAGEANPVTQDLIDVLTYSTGVETNDKPFKSTFPYVATPWSGTETGN from the coding sequence ATGAAAACATACAAAACCCTAAAGGCTGCCTGCTTAGCACTCCTGCTGATGGGGCCTTTTTGGAGCTTTGCCTCCAGCCACCGGGAAGCACCTTTAATTGCTAATGACCCGCTGGCAGATAATACGGATGTTTATGCATTCCGAAGCCCTGATAACCCCAATACCATTACCATTATTGCCAATTACATTCCTGCCGAACTACCTCATGGCGGCCCGAATTATTACACCTTTGGTGAAAACATTCGCTACGAAATTCACATCGACAATGACGCTACTATGCCAGGTGATGAAATCATTTATCGTTTTACTTTCCATCGCAACAATGAGGACCCGACCACCTTTTTTAATATTCGGCTGGGGCAACAAAACCTCAAAACGACTTATGTGATGGAAAGGAGCATAGATGGCGGACAAAGTTTTCAGACGATTGTGCAAAATGGCATCGTTCCTCCAACCAATATTGGGCCGCGATCTATTGAAAGTGGCGTAGGACTTGGTACCACTTATGAAGACCTCATCGCTGCGGCTATCACCAATACCAGTACAGGCGAAAAAGTATTCTGTGGCCCTGCAGATGATCCCTTTTTTGTCGACCTCGGTGGCATTTTTGATTTAGGTGATGCGCCAAGACAAGGCGGTAACCCTCGCGATGGATTGGGCGAATATAACGTACATTCGATTGCCATCCAGATACCTATTAGCACCTTATTAAAAGCAGGCGCTGCAGCTAGTCCAACGAGTATCCTGGACGCAGACTATGTCATTGGCGTCTGGGCCTCTGCTAGCCGCAGAACCATGCGAACCTTGAGCACCGACGGAAGTGCACCTTCCGAAGAGGGCGAATGGATCCAAGTGTCTCGCCTGGGCATGCCACTGACCAATGAAGCCGTCATACCCATTGGCATGAAAGATTACTGGAATGCTTTGACACCTTATGAGGAATTGTCAGATGATTTATTGGATAAATATTTTTACAATCCCGAATTGGCGCTGTACATGGACGATGATTTATTTGGTGGCGCTGTTCCTGCTTTTGCAGCCCTGCGCATCCAGCGCAATTCCTTGCAAGGATTTGATTTTGGGAACGGAAAGGATGGTTTATTCGGCTTAAAAGGTTCTAGTGCAGTAGCTGGCACTGCCCTTGACGATGCGGTTTTCGGGACTTTACTCCTTCCCGGGCCAGGCATGCCTCGCTCCGTTGATTTATGGCCTGCTTTCCACACGGGGGTACCTAATGTGATTCCCTACCAATTGGCAACAGGTAAAGGTGGAAACCCTTTAGCAGCAGGTAAGCCTTTTATTAATAACTTTTTACCTAATGGCGGCGATATGCTAAGGTTAAATATGGCTGTTCCGGTAACTGATCGCAACTCAGCCGACTTTAGCAATACGGGCCTGATCCAAGCTGCAGTCTTAGGGTTAACGGACCCTCGTTTTAATACCACAACGGATTTAGAATTTATTCCCAATATGGATGGTTTCCCCAATGGTCGCCGTTTAGAGGATGATGTGACCCGTATCGAATTACAGGCGGTAGGTGGGGTGGTATTGGCCGCTATTGGACTTTGGTATGACGACTATACCGCAGGCGAAGCCAACCCTGTCACTCAGGATTTGATTGATGTATTGACCTACAGTACAGGTGTCGAAACAAATGATAAGCCGTTCAAATCTACTTTTCCTTATGTCGCGACACCTTGGAGCGGAACAGAAACAGGAAACTAG
- a CDS encoding metalloregulator ArsR/SmtB family transcription factor, translating into MNQTDSQLFLYVIFEKIKKKCIFAMSIYHQKGETSMRKAKLNINNENLEDSSEVLRALAHPLRLRILGFIDSNDAINVNKIYNTLKLEQSITSQHLRILRLAGLVETERDGKFIHYRINYDKIGHAMKAINAFLEEERRSAKSKA; encoded by the coding sequence GTGAATCAGACAGATTCACAGCTTTTTTTATATGTTATTTTTGAAAAGATAAAGAAAAAATGCATATTTGCTATGTCTATCTACCACCAAAAAGGCGAAACTTCTATGAGAAAGGCTAAGCTTAATATTAACAATGAGAATCTAGAGGACTCCTCCGAGGTTTTACGGGCACTTGCACATCCCCTTAGATTGCGGATTTTAGGTTTTATTGATAGCAATGATGCGATTAATGTCAACAAAATCTACAATACATTGAAACTAGAGCAATCGATTACATCGCAGCACTTGCGAATTCTTAGGTTGGCAGGGCTAGTAGAGACGGAGCGCGACGGTAAATTTATTCATTACCGAATTAATTACGACAAAATAGGGCATGCAATGAAGGCTATTAATGCTTTTTTAGAGGAAGAGAGAAGAAGTGCTAAGTCTAAAGCTTAA
- a CDS encoding metalloregulator ArsR/SmtB family transcription factor: MRKQKNETVVLKKGANDIPLDYAELRKAVLVLRAINHKLRQRIIDLLDDSENLTVTDIYIKLRLEQSVASQHLAILRRAGVVKTDRQGKFIHYSLDKDRLTQISKLVEDLTV, encoded by the coding sequence ATGAGAAAGCAAAAAAATGAAACTGTTGTTCTGAAGAAGGGGGCGAACGACATTCCATTGGACTACGCTGAGCTAAGAAAGGCTGTATTGGTGCTAAGAGCGATCAATCACAAATTACGCCAGCGAATTATTGATCTACTAGATGATAGCGAAAATTTGACCGTTACCGATATATATATCAAATTGCGATTGGAACAATCGGTAGCATCTCAACACTTGGCTATTTTGCGGAGGGCAGGTGTCGTTAAAACCGATCGCCAAGGAAAATTTATTCACTATTCTTTAGATAAGGATCGGCTTACTCAAATCTCTAAATTAGTAGAAGATTTGACGGTCTAA
- a CDS encoding TraR/DksA family transcriptional regulator, with product MNQQIEKTRYSDAELEEFRILIEDKLVKAREQLDYYQTQLTEMAESSDAKIKGLDDGITTMESENISNMAVRQQKLIQHLENALIRIQNKAYGVCRASGKLISKERLRAVPHATLSIQAKQNQ from the coding sequence ATGAATCAGCAAATTGAAAAAACACGTTATAGTGATGCTGAATTAGAGGAATTCAGAATTTTAATCGAAGACAAATTGGTCAAAGCAAGGGAACAGCTGGATTATTATCAGACCCAGCTTACGGAAATGGCAGAAAGTTCCGATGCAAAAATAAAAGGGCTGGATGATGGCATAACAACCATGGAAAGTGAAAACATCTCCAACATGGCTGTCCGTCAACAGAAGCTAATTCAACATTTAGAAAATGCCCTTATCCGGATTCAAAACAAGGCCTATGGGGTCTGTCGAGCATCTGGAAAGTTAATCAGCAAAGAAAGATTGAGGGCTGTTCCGCATGCAACGCTTAGCATTCAGGCCAAGCAAAATCAGTAA
- a CDS encoding sigma-70 family RNA polymerase sigma factor encodes MNKVVDQSELDNIQLILQIRKKKDAALQALYDKYAGALLHQIQKIVSKPEAAEEILQDVFVKIWKKADQYDENKSRLFTWMSQIARNTAIDTARLVSFQRTKETESIENLVNIDAHTTEKAFNKIPDTGLQQVLSNIDPEHKELIEYLYFRQYTQSETAEALGIPIGTVKTRLRKAISILREILTPEQMLFLMGYLLS; translated from the coding sequence ATGAATAAAGTGGTTGACCAGAGTGAATTGGATAATATTCAGCTCATCCTGCAAATCAGGAAGAAAAAGGATGCTGCTTTACAAGCGCTTTACGATAAATATGCAGGGGCTCTTTTGCATCAAATTCAGAAGATTGTCTCCAAACCAGAAGCGGCTGAAGAAATCCTGCAGGATGTATTTGTAAAAATCTGGAAAAAGGCAGACCAGTATGATGAAAATAAAAGCCGACTATTTACCTGGATGTCGCAGATTGCAAGAAACACGGCTATTGATACAGCCCGTCTGGTCTCTTTTCAACGAACAAAAGAAACCGAATCGATAGAGAACCTCGTAAATATTGATGCACATACGACGGAAAAAGCATTCAATAAAATTCCAGATACAGGCTTACAGCAAGTCTTGTCCAACATCGATCCTGAACATAAGGAATTGATCGAGTATTTGTATTTCCGGCAATACACCCAAAGTGAAACAGCTGAAGCCCTGGGCATTCCAATAGGAACCGTAAAGACCAGGTTGAGAAAAGCCATTTCTATACTTCGGGAGATATTGACGCCAGAGCAAATGCTCTTTTTGATGGGATATTTATTGTCTTAA
- a CDS encoding tetratricopeptide repeat protein, translating to MYNHKILIILFAFFLNACQPTMDNASQPAEETMFSDIPELLDRAPSLRYEKEWDQVQSTYVRYRNELATNPEKVEARLRLAEVFTNEARVTGEHGHYYPAALKVLDEALSRSKQNPDEQFRALAMKAGVLLSLHQFSEALEVGQAALAMNPYNAQTYGILVDAFVELGQYDQAVEMADKMVNIRPDLRSYARISYLREIYGDVDGAIEAMQLAVDAGYPGYEQTAWARLMLGQRYAQYGEMEKAEMEFQRILIDRPGYPFAIAALGDIALKRGEEAKAEQLLKEAAAAIPEFSFYEKLATIYQKQGRTETFNQTIGDLLVMLQEDQEAGHIMDLELAHLHAELLHDYPTALTYAMKVYEQRPENIEVNRTLAYIYKEMGEATKAQEQLEKASRTNSRHPDLLRLKEQLASL from the coding sequence ATGTACAACCATAAAATACTAATCATCCTCTTTGCCTTTTTTCTCAATGCTTGCCAACCCACAATGGATAACGCAAGTCAACCCGCTGAAGAAACGATGTTTTCCGATATCCCTGAATTGTTGGATCGAGCACCCAGTCTGAGGTACGAAAAAGAATGGGATCAGGTGCAAAGCACCTATGTTCGCTACCGCAATGAATTGGCAACAAACCCCGAAAAGGTTGAAGCTCGCCTAAGACTAGCAGAAGTGTTTACCAATGAAGCAAGGGTAACCGGTGAACACGGTCATTACTATCCAGCTGCATTAAAAGTACTAGACGAGGCGCTTTCCCGGTCAAAACAAAACCCAGATGAACAATTTAGAGCCTTGGCCATGAAAGCGGGGGTGCTACTTTCCCTGCATCAATTTTCGGAGGCCTTGGAAGTCGGCCAAGCAGCCTTGGCGATGAACCCTTATAACGCACAAACATATGGTATTTTAGTGGATGCTTTTGTCGAGCTAGGTCAGTACGATCAGGCGGTTGAAATGGCCGATAAGATGGTCAATATCCGTCCCGATCTACGGTCCTATGCTCGCATTTCGTACCTGCGAGAAATCTACGGAGACGTGGACGGCGCGATTGAAGCCATGCAATTAGCAGTCGATGCAGGTTACCCTGGCTATGAGCAAACTGCCTGGGCGCGCCTCATGTTAGGCCAACGCTACGCCCAATATGGAGAAATGGAGAAGGCGGAAATGGAATTTCAGCGGATTTTAATAGACCGCCCAGGTTATCCCTTCGCCATTGCTGCCCTTGGAGATATCGCCTTGAAAAGAGGCGAAGAAGCTAAAGCAGAGCAGCTACTGAAAGAAGCCGCCGCCGCCATCCCCGAATTTAGTTTTTACGAAAAATTAGCCACCATTTACCAAAAACAAGGCCGCACCGAGACTTTCAATCAAACGATTGGCGACCTCTTGGTGATGTTACAGGAAGACCAGGAAGCTGGGCACATCATGGACCTCGAATTGGCTCACCTCCACGCCGAGCTTCTCCATGATTACCCCACTGCCCTGACTTACGCCATGAAGGTTTACGAACAACGCCCTGAAAATATAGAAGTCAATCGTACCCTAGCCTATATCTACAAAGAGATGGGAGAGGCGACCAAGGCACAGGAACAATTAGAGAAAGCCAGCCGAACAAATTCCCGGCATCCTGATTTGTTGCGCTTGAAAGAGCAACTGGCAAGCTTATAA
- a CDS encoding anti-sigma factor, which translates to MKQTVDIKAYISSGILELYVIGQLSPREMQEVAQMAAKYPEIKQEVLAIEQTLEAYALKNQVQVNPATFPNIKAEIKPEITDLGKTSSFPNWLGIALAAAVVALLIGCIGLWQNNHRLQAEKMVIANDLIECRQAEQTLEQQVERPMAILRQQGTRTILMQGTEVSPNALAAVYFNPITKKAYLDPFQLGTPESGKQYQLWALIGGQPTDMGVFEQPIDGVALIEVPFIADAEAFAITLEPAGGSVNPTLTALQVIGEVI; encoded by the coding sequence TTGAAGCAAACAGTGGACATAAAAGCATATATATCGTCAGGCATTTTGGAACTTTACGTCATTGGTCAGCTCTCTCCTCGCGAAATGCAGGAAGTAGCGCAAATGGCAGCCAAATATCCTGAAATAAAACAGGAAGTGCTTGCCATTGAGCAAACACTTGAGGCTTATGCCTTGAAAAATCAAGTACAGGTAAATCCAGCTACTTTCCCTAACATAAAGGCAGAAATCAAGCCTGAAATAACTGATCTTGGAAAGACCTCCTCTTTTCCTAATTGGCTAGGTATTGCCCTGGCAGCAGCAGTGGTAGCCCTACTTATTGGTTGCATAGGGTTATGGCAAAATAACCACCGACTACAGGCGGAAAAGATGGTCATCGCTAATGACCTAATTGAGTGCAGGCAAGCCGAACAGACCCTCGAACAGCAAGTCGAACGGCCAATGGCTATCCTACGGCAACAAGGAACACGGACGATCTTAATGCAAGGGACAGAGGTGTCTCCCAATGCGTTGGCCGCTGTTTATTTCAATCCAATCACCAAAAAAGCCTACCTCGATCCTTTCCAGCTTGGCACACCTGAGTCGGGTAAACAATACCAGCTTTGGGCACTGATCGGAGGACAACCTACCGATATGGGCGTGTTCGAGCAGCCTATTGATGGTGTCGCACTTATTGAGGTGCCATTCATCGCTGACGCGGAGGCCTTTGCTATTACCCTGGAGCCTGCTGGCGGTAGTGTGAACCCCACCTTGACGGCATTACAGGTGATTGGTGAGGTGATTTGA
- a CDS encoding DUF4331 family protein — translation MKTHFIKNYLFLGLMLLFCSSSLMASSHREAPLIANDPLADNVDLYAFRSPNNKNSIVIIATYVPLQLPQGGPNYYSFGENIRYEIHVDNDASIIGDEVIYRFTFHQENEDPTTFFNIRLGKQNLKMKYDVEKSIDNGQSWLKILGDGPVPPNYIGDRSIESPVGLGTTYDKLMKSAIRRAHTGEAIFAGPVDDPFFVDLGGIFDLGDAPRQGASPRDGIACMNTSAIVMEIPIPYLLKRSERRMRRAPESILDPNYVIGVWASASRPAIRTLSKGKETYAGDWVQVSRLGMPLTNEAVIPIGMKDYWNSITPYDELADNLLDQYFYNPELALYMDDDLFGGAVPALSPLRIQRNSLQGFDFGNGQDGLYGLKGSAAVAGTALDDAIFGTLLLPGPGMPRSVDLWPAFHTGVPNFPPYQLATGKGGNPLAPGKPFVSNFLPNGGDMLRLNMAVPATKRTHPDFSSLGLIQAAVLGLTDPKYNSNTKIEWIPNMDGFPNGRRLEDDVTRIELQAVSGVVLAAIGLWYDDYTAGDANPVTQDLLDVLTYTTGVEANDKAFEKTFPYLAEPWAGDGPCGGKLVDAITENMIQPANIILPETEVAMQVMMTNYPNPFKDQTTIRYQVAQGGHMSIDIYNMQGQRLTQLVSGFEESGTYEIDWNASQYPAGLYFARVMNEQGAIIQIQKLVKSR, via the coding sequence ATGAAAACCCATTTCATAAAGAATTACTTATTCCTAGGGCTAATGCTACTGTTTTGTAGCTCGTCGCTAATGGCATCTAGCCACCGTGAAGCCCCCTTAATTGCCAATGACCCACTAGCTGATAACGTCGACCTTTATGCTTTTCGCAGCCCTAACAATAAGAACAGCATCGTCATTATCGCTACTTATGTCCCTTTACAACTACCTCAGGGTGGCCCCAATTACTACAGTTTTGGTGAAAATATCCGCTATGAAATCCATGTAGATAACGATGCAAGTATTATTGGGGATGAGGTAATCTATCGATTTACTTTCCACCAGGAAAATGAAGACCCTACGACTTTTTTCAATATTCGGCTAGGTAAGCAAAACCTGAAGATGAAATATGATGTGGAAAAAAGTATCGACAACGGACAAAGTTGGCTCAAGATTTTGGGTGATGGCCCTGTACCTCCAAATTACATCGGTGACCGTTCCATTGAATCCCCCGTTGGGCTGGGAACCACCTATGATAAATTGATGAAAAGTGCGATTCGAAGGGCACATACAGGAGAGGCCATTTTTGCAGGTCCAGTAGATGATCCTTTTTTTGTAGACCTTGGTGGCATCTTCGATTTGGGTGATGCGCCTCGCCAGGGAGCTAGCCCGCGTGATGGTATCGCTTGTATGAACACCAGTGCAATTGTAATGGAGATTCCTATTCCATATTTATTAAAACGCTCAGAAAGGAGGATGCGTAGAGCACCAGAAAGCATTCTTGATCCCAATTATGTCATTGGTGTCTGGGCATCTGCCAGCCGCCCTGCCATACGGACCTTGTCTAAAGGGAAAGAAACTTATGCTGGCGACTGGGTACAAGTTTCCCGCCTGGGCATGCCACTGACCAATGAGGCAGTCATCCCAATTGGTATGAAAGATTATTGGAATTCGATTACACCTTATGATGAATTGGCGGACAATTTATTGGATCAGTATTTTTACAATCCCGAATTAGCCTTATATATGGATGATGATTTATTTGGCGGAGCAGTCCCTGCGCTTTCTCCACTTCGCATCCAACGCAACTCCTTACAAGGTTTTGACTTTGGCAATGGCCAGGATGGTTTATACGGACTAAAAGGTTCTGCCGCAGTTGCTGGTACCGCTTTGGATGACGCCATCTTTGGAACCTTGTTATTACCTGGCCCAGGCATGCCTCGTTCAGTCGACTTGTGGCCGGCCTTCCATACCGGTGTTCCCAATTTCCCTCCCTATCAATTGGCTACAGGAAAAGGCGGCAACCCTTTGGCCCCTGGCAAACCATTTGTTAGTAATTTTTTACCCAATGGCGGGGATATGTTGCGATTAAATATGGCCGTCCCAGCCACCAAGCGGACGCATCCTGATTTCAGTTCCCTTGGTTTGATCCAGGCAGCCGTTTTAGGCCTCACTGATCCAAAATACAATTCGAATACGAAAATAGAATGGATTCCTAATATGGATGGCTTCCCCAATGGCCGCCGTTTGGAAGATGATGTGACCCGGATAGAATTACAAGCTGTTTCGGGCGTGGTTTTGGCAGCCATTGGCTTATGGTATGATGACTACACAGCCGGTGATGCCAATCCTGTTACCCAAGACTTGCTGGATGTATTGACCTATACCACGGGCGTAGAAGCCAACGACAAAGCTTTTGAAAAAACATTTCCATACTTGGCAGAACCCTGGGCTGGAGATGGACCTTGTGGTGGCAAATTAGTTGATGCCATAACCGAAAATATGATTCAACCTGCCAATATCATCTTGCCTGAGACGGAAGTAGCCATGCAAGTGATGATGACCAACTATCCCAACCCATTCAAAGACCAGACGACTATTCGCTACCAGGTAGCGCAAGGTGGCCACATGAGCATTGATATCTATAACATGCAAGGTCAACGCTTAACCCAGTTGGTTAGTGGTTTTGAGGAATCAGGGACCTATGAAATAGACTGGAATGCCAGCCAATACCCTGCTGGCCTATACTTCGCCCGGGTAATGAATGAGCAAGGGGCTATCATTCAAATTCAAAAGCTAGTAAAGTCAAGATAA
- a CDS encoding lipoprotein signal peptidase translates to MKKAGIVIGVIFLVLFLDQWFKIWVKTNMTYGEEIFIFGLEWAKIHFVENNGMAFGISLGGNYGKLALSLFRILAVGFLVYYLRLLMKTEKTSLGLLISFALILAGAVGNILDSAFYGLIFSESSYNGEVATLFPEGGGYASFLHGKVVDMLYFPMFAGTYPDWLPFKGGEPFLFFKPVFNLADTSITIGVLNILIFQRSFFSTDKQEEETTAATDDQEVSSQEGVLQQNELQDKEGVDANQSREEIEPKE, encoded by the coding sequence TTGAAAAAGGCAGGAATCGTTATTGGAGTCATATTTTTGGTATTATTCCTGGACCAGTGGTTCAAAATATGGGTAAAGACCAATATGACTTATGGGGAAGAAATCTTCATTTTCGGTTTGGAATGGGCAAAAATTCATTTTGTCGAAAACAATGGCATGGCTTTCGGTATTTCCCTCGGAGGTAATTATGGCAAGCTTGCCTTGAGTTTATTCAGGATTTTGGCCGTTGGCTTTTTAGTCTATTACTTGCGCTTGCTAATGAAAACCGAAAAGACTTCTCTAGGTTTGCTGATTAGCTTTGCGCTTATCCTGGCAGGAGCAGTCGGCAATATCCTCGATAGTGCCTTTTATGGTCTGATATTTTCTGAATCCAGCTACAATGGAGAGGTGGCAACTTTATTCCCAGAGGGTGGTGGATATGCCAGCTTCCTACACGGAAAAGTGGTAGACATGCTCTACTTCCCTATGTTTGCCGGCACCTATCCCGATTGGCTTCCTTTTAAGGGTGGAGAGCCTTTTCTCTTTTTCAAACCCGTCTTTAACCTGGCTGACACCTCTATTACCATTGGTGTCTTAAATATTTTAATCTTCCAACGGAGTTTTTTCAGTACTGATAAGCAGGAAGAAGAAACGACAGCAGCCACTGATGACCAGGAAGTGAGTAGCCAGGAGGGAGTGCTTCAACAAAATGAATTACAAGACAAGGAAGGAGTTGACGCTAATCAATCCAGGGAGGAAATCGAGCCAAAAGAATAA